One Salmo trutta chromosome 26, fSalTru1.1, whole genome shotgun sequence DNA window includes the following coding sequences:
- the rwdd2b gene encoding RWD domain-containing protein 2B, with the protein MAHLEQAESHLAEIELLSSMYPGEDELVITDQLAVAELREYVEGTTDTYPLSRPHILIKQKMDTDTVKGVNVTISCTYSSDYPNVLPEIAVRCPDLSRSQQAQLHSDMNTYLSESCHGDVCVLSAVEWIKDNVHLYLTDKSTSSTAAPGKKESRSTSSPQPKEQFSRLWIYSHHIYNKRKRKNILEWSKELGLSGFSMPGKPGIICVEGPQSACEDFWARVKVLTWKKIIIRHREDVAVDSPSAEAGTVDNMDSLRRFTGFEEAMFDPHGNRGNHMNLGQLYQYLNERGCGDVFQLYFGIEGR; encoded by the exons ATGGCCCATCTAGAGCAGGCCGAATCTCATCTGGCTGAGATAGAGCTACTATCCAGTATGTACCCCGGTGAAGACGAGCTGGTGATTACTGACCAACTAGCTGTGGCTGAGCTCAGGGAGTATGTGGAGGGAACAACAGATACCTATCCTCTGTCCAGACCACACATCCTCATCAAACAGAAGATGGACACTGACACTGTGAAGGGG GTGAACGTGACCATATCTTGCACCTACTCATCTGACTATCCTAATGTCTTACCTGAAATAGCTGTACG gtGTCCTGACCTTAGCCGATCCCAGCAGGCCCAGCTTCACTCAGACATGAACacctacctctcagagagctgccaTGGAGATGTCTGCGTCCTCTCTGCCGTGGAGTGGATCAAAGACAACGTACACTTGTACCTGACCGACAAGAGCACATCATCAACAGCAGCCCCTGGCAAGAAAGAGTCTCGGTCTACCTCATCTCCGCAGCCCAAAG agcAGTTCAGTCGCCTGTGGATCTACAGCCACCACATCTATAATAAAAGGAAGAGGAAGAACATTCTGGAGTGGTCCAAGGAGCTGGGTCTGTCAGGGTTCAGTATGCCTGGCAAGCCTGGGATCATCTGTGTGGAAGGCCCTCAGTCGGCCTGCGAAGACTTCTGGGCCAG GGTGAAGGTTCTAACCTGGAAGAAGATCATTATTCGCCACAGAGAGGATGTTGCTGTGGACAGTCCGAGTGCTGAGGCCGGCACGGTGGACAACATGGATTCCCTCCGTAGGTTCACAGGGTTCGAGGAGGCCATGTTTGATCCACACGGGAACAGAGGAAACCATATGAACCTGGGCCAGCTCTATCAGTACCTCAACGAGAGAGGATGTGGAGACGTCTTTCAGCTTTACTTTGGAATTGAAGGAAGATAG